From a single Adhaeribacter swui genomic region:
- the pgl gene encoding 6-phosphogluconolactonase: protein MIQIFKNITALSQAAAEIFVQVAQAAVKEKGKFSVALTGGSSPEGMYRLLAQSPYREQVPWEQTYIFWGDERWVPLTDERSNAKMAFETLLSHVPVPKNHIYPMWADVAPEQFASDYEDLLKKYFDDEELLFDLMLLGMGDDGHTASLFPGTAVLQEQDRWVQAYYLEPQHMHRITLTAPCLNRSKKIMFLTYGEKKANALYEVQEGARNPQKYPSQLIEPLTKDVVWLVDEAAASKL from the coding sequence ATGATTCAAATTTTTAAAAATATCACGGCCTTAAGTCAGGCTGCTGCCGAGATTTTTGTGCAAGTAGCCCAGGCAGCCGTTAAAGAAAAAGGCAAGTTCTCCGTGGCCTTAACCGGTGGTTCTTCGCCGGAAGGTATGTACCGGTTATTAGCGCAATCCCCATACCGGGAGCAGGTTCCTTGGGAACAAACTTACATTTTCTGGGGCGACGAGCGCTGGGTGCCGCTTACGGATGAACGTAGCAACGCCAAAATGGCTTTTGAAACATTGTTAAGCCACGTACCAGTACCCAAAAATCACATTTACCCAATGTGGGCGGATGTGGCACCAGAACAATTCGCTTCTGATTATGAGGATTTATTAAAAAAGTATTTTGATGACGAAGAATTGCTGTTTGATTTAATGTTGCTGGGCATGGGCGATGATGGACATACCGCTTCGTTGTTTCCGGGAACGGCCGTGCTGCAGGAGCAAGACCGTTGGGTGCAAGCCTATTACTTAGAACCGCAACACATGCACCGCATTACGCTAACAGCGCCTTGCCTGAATCGGTCGAAAAAAATTATGTTTCTAACCTACGGCGAGAAAAAAGCCAATGCCTTGTACGAAGTGCAGGAGGGGGCCAGAAATCCGCAAAAATATCCCTCACAATTGATTGAGCCCTTAACGAAAGATGTGGTTTGGTTGGTGGATGAAGCTGCGGCTTCTAAATTGTAA
- a CDS encoding spore photoproduct lyase family protein, which translates to MQTFQPSTIFYTLDALNDRGQKALLSHPAAQHEAIQQHNRLPALESNHFQVKSEVLVLGRLKTLVCRESGRSSDFISPSLANGCMGACAYCYVDRNKAVNPITLFTNTEEILAAVDKHVQKQIWPKVPNQTHAQFYTYDIGCNSDISVDAAISDNVQVAVDFYRKHPKAFATFATKFVNPELLTYDPQGKVRVRFSLLPHKVSKLVDVRTDSVEKRILAINDFYQAGYEVHVNFSPVIVYDGWQQDYRELFEQLNAAVHPKVKEQMSCEVIFLTHNFWQHQTNLEINPKAEALIWTPGNQETKRSQFGGINVRYQHQLKAQYIAEFKQLQQEIIPWCPIRYIF; encoded by the coding sequence ATGCAGACATTTCAGCCTTCTACTATCTTTTATACTCTAGACGCGCTTAATGACCGTGGTCAGAAAGCTTTACTATCTCACCCAGCGGCGCAACACGAAGCTATTCAGCAGCATAATCGCTTGCCCGCTCTGGAGAGCAATCATTTTCAGGTAAAATCCGAAGTATTGGTTTTAGGTCGGTTAAAGACCTTGGTGTGCCGCGAAAGTGGCCGGAGTTCTGATTTTATTTCGCCGAGTTTAGCCAACGGCTGTATGGGCGCTTGTGCTTATTGTTACGTAGACCGGAACAAAGCCGTAAACCCAATTACCCTATTTACCAACACCGAAGAAATATTAGCGGCCGTAGATAAGCACGTGCAAAAACAAATTTGGCCCAAAGTGCCTAATCAAACCCACGCGCAGTTTTACACCTACGATATTGGTTGTAATTCGGATATTTCGGTGGATGCGGCTATATCGGATAACGTGCAGGTAGCCGTGGATTTTTACCGGAAGCACCCCAAAGCTTTTGCTACTTTTGCCACTAAATTTGTGAACCCCGAACTGCTCACCTACGATCCACAAGGTAAAGTACGGGTCCGGTTTAGTTTACTGCCGCACAAAGTAAGCAAATTGGTAGATGTCCGTACCGACTCCGTAGAAAAACGCATCTTAGCTATTAACGACTTTTACCAGGCTGGTTACGAAGTGCACGTTAATTTTTCGCCGGTTATTGTGTATGACGGTTGGCAGCAAGATTACCGCGAGCTTTTTGAGCAACTAAACGCGGCCGTGCACCCGAAGGTAAAAGAGCAAATGAGCTGCGAAGTTATTTTCTTAACGCACAATTTCTGGCAGCACCAAACCAACTTAGAAATTAACCCTAAAGCCGAGGCCCTTATCTGGACACCCGGAAACCAGGAAACCAAACGCAGCCAGTTTGGCGGTATTAACGTCCGGTACCAACATCAATTAAAGGCTCAATACATTGCCGAATTCAAACAATTACAGCAGGAAATTATTCCTTGGTGCCCCATTCGGTATATATTTTAA
- a CDS encoding (2Fe-2S)-binding protein, with protein sequence MAQYKLQVNGRSYQADVEPDTPLLWVLRDHLGLVGTKYGCGIAQCGACTVHVNGEATRSCVYPVSAVGTSKVVTIEGLSPKGDHPVQAAWNEVDVSQCGYCQAGQIMTAAALLKKNPKPTSAEIDAGMTGNICRCGTYHRIREAVQLAATKTK encoded by the coding sequence ATGGCCCAGTATAAATTACAAGTTAATGGCCGGAGCTATCAGGCCGATGTAGAGCCGGACACCCCCTTGCTGTGGGTTTTGCGGGACCACCTGGGATTGGTTGGTACCAAGTACGGTTGCGGAATTGCGCAATGTGGTGCCTGCACCGTGCACGTAAACGGCGAAGCTACCCGTTCCTGCGTTTACCCGGTTTCGGCGGTTGGTACATCTAAAGTAGTTACCATCGAAGGTTTATCGCCCAAAGGAGATCATCCGGTACAAGCGGCCTGGAACGAAGTGGACGTGTCGCAGTGCGGTTACTGCCAAGCTGGCCAGATTATGACGGCTGCCGCTTTACTAAAGAAAAATCCGAAACCAACTTCGGCCGAAATCGATGCCGGTATGACGGGTAATATCTGTCGTTGTGGTACTTACCACCGCATTCGCGAAGCCGTTCAATTAGCCGCCACTAAAACCAAATAG
- a CDS encoding SPL family radical SAM protein: MIAVQEEVVAKPVVRKSKLWMPKRVLITPAALQEPWGQQMYERVKSLGLPVEELKQNRLTDLRGEDERETYRKAKSTLAIVTTPASAFKLQPIPPSADYQFHLAEGCPAHCQYCYLAGSLQGPPVIRTYANLPAILENLKNYQKPGQVTTFEASCYTDPLGIEHLTGSLSETIRFFGEQENMHLRWVSKFDQVDHLLGLAHNGNTHPRLSLNTNFVASLMEGGTASVDARIEALRKLAMPKAMGGGGYKVGVVLAPIMPLPDWEEQYTHLLDRIEQALNFPCEVTFELITHRFTPGSKALLQEWYPNTSVDFDETNRTFKFNKFGGKKFVYPAVTMGMLRSFFQSELKRRFPEAPILYWT; this comes from the coding sequence ATGATAGCCGTTCAGGAAGAAGTAGTTGCTAAACCAGTAGTTCGTAAGTCTAAATTGTGGATGCCTAAGCGGGTGTTAATTACACCGGCTGCCTTGCAAGAACCTTGGGGGCAGCAGATGTACGAGCGGGTTAAATCGTTAGGTTTACCGGTAGAAGAGTTAAAGCAGAACCGTTTAACTGATTTACGCGGCGAAGATGAACGGGAAACTTACCGGAAAGCCAAAAGTACCTTAGCCATTGTAACGACTCCCGCGAGCGCTTTTAAATTACAACCCATTCCTCCATCAGCCGATTATCAGTTTCATTTGGCCGAGGGTTGTCCGGCGCATTGCCAGTATTGTTATTTAGCCGGTAGTTTACAAGGTCCCCCGGTTATCCGGACCTACGCGAACTTGCCGGCAATTCTGGAAAATTTAAAAAATTACCAAAAACCGGGTCAGGTTACCACTTTTGAAGCGAGCTGTTACACTGATCCTTTGGGTATTGAGCATCTGACAGGCAGCCTGTCTGAAACCATACGTTTTTTTGGAGAGCAGGAAAATATGCACTTACGCTGGGTATCTAAGTTCGACCAGGTAGATCATCTTTTAGGTTTAGCGCATAATGGCAACACGCATCCAAGGCTTAGCTTGAATACCAATTTTGTGGCTTCCCTGATGGAGGGCGGTACTGCTTCGGTGGATGCCCGGATTGAAGCTCTCCGGAAATTAGCTATGCCCAAAGCCATGGGTGGAGGAGGTTATAAGGTGGGGGTGGTACTGGCTCCCATTATGCCATTACCCGATTGGGAAGAACAATACACGCATTTACTTGACCGGATAGAACAAGCTTTAAACTTTCCGTGCGAGGTAACTTTTGAGCTGATCACCCATCGCTTTACTCCGGGGTCTAAAGCTTTATTGCAAGAATGGTATCCCAATACATCTGTAGATTTCGACGAAACTAACCGTACTTTTAAGTTTAATAAGTTCGGGGGCAAAAAGTTCGTGTATCCGGCCGTTACCATGGGTATGTTACGCAGCTTCTTTCAAAGCGAGTTGAAGCGGCGGTTTCCGGAGGCTCCCATTTTATACTGGACCTAA
- a CDS encoding xanthine dehydrogenase family protein molybdopterin-binding subunit — translation MSTQVQNSRRNFLKVSAAAGGGLFLGFNWFSTEAATTSVLDEAALAAGSIEFNSYLKIATDGVITIFSPNPELGQNIKTSFPMIVAEELDADWSKVKVEQAKLDKKYERQLTGGSGAVPHSWQRLRKAGATARQMLMEAAAKRWKVPVSELITDKGVVWHKSSNRKLTYGELATEASQVPVPAEVKLKDRKDFKLIGKPIKNVEHQAIVTGKPLFGLDFYREGMLFAMVQRPAFGMKLKSVDSAAAKAMPGIVDVVTFKNSVAVVGKSTWQVKKAREALKIEYEKDGNVESTADHDRILQELLNKPDATERRKDGDVETAFKNAAKVVKSEYQCPFLSHSPMEPMNFFAHVRPDGVELVGPTQTPDLARTETAKLLNIDPEKVTVEITRLGGGFGRRLKADYALEAVEVSNLVKAPVKLIWTREDDMTGGSYRPAVRYRFEAALDAQGNLIGYKLRGASINAGNSTREHNFPSGAVDNLLIDSVEHQSPITTGPWRAPITNFLAFAEQSFLDEVAQAAGKDPVQFRLDLLDKAKAKPVGDIKYDIDRMKGVIKLAAEKAQWGKKKGVFQGFSVYFSHASYVAQVGEVVVQKGKPVLKKIYAAADCGIVVNLSGAEQQMRGGIVDGIGHAMYGNLVFKDGLPTQKNFDTYRLIRLKEIPEIDVNFVDNGIDPTGLGEPALPPTGGAVANAIFKATGKRLRNQPFAEQQELKAVI, via the coding sequence ATGTCAACGCAAGTACAAAATAGCCGGCGTAATTTTTTAAAAGTTTCCGCTGCGGCCGGTGGCGGTTTATTCCTGGGTTTTAATTGGTTTAGTACCGAAGCCGCAACTACCTCGGTTTTAGATGAAGCCGCCTTGGCCGCCGGGAGTATCGAGTTTAACAGCTACCTCAAAATAGCTACTGATGGTGTTATAACCATTTTTTCACCTAATCCCGAACTCGGCCAGAATATTAAAACTTCTTTCCCGATGATTGTAGCCGAAGAGCTAGACGCGGATTGGAGTAAAGTAAAAGTAGAGCAAGCCAAATTAGATAAAAAATACGAACGCCAATTAACCGGTGGTAGTGGGGCGGTGCCGCACTCCTGGCAACGTTTACGCAAAGCCGGTGCTACTGCCCGCCAAATGCTAATGGAAGCCGCCGCCAAACGCTGGAAAGTTCCGGTTTCGGAATTAATCACGGATAAAGGTGTGGTTTGGCACAAAAGCAGCAACCGTAAACTAACTTACGGCGAACTGGCTACCGAAGCGTCGCAAGTTCCGGTTCCTGCTGAAGTTAAGCTTAAAGATCGCAAGGATTTTAAATTAATTGGTAAGCCCATTAAAAACGTGGAGCACCAGGCCATTGTAACGGGTAAACCTCTTTTCGGGCTGGATTTTTACCGCGAAGGCATGTTGTTTGCCATGGTGCAACGACCCGCTTTTGGGATGAAGTTAAAATCTGTAGATTCGGCTGCTGCGAAAGCCATGCCAGGCATTGTGGATGTGGTTACGTTTAAAAATAGTGTAGCCGTGGTTGGTAAATCTACCTGGCAGGTTAAAAAAGCACGCGAAGCTTTAAAAATTGAATATGAAAAAGATGGCAACGTAGAAAGTACCGCTGACCACGACCGGATTTTGCAAGAGTTGCTGAACAAGCCCGACGCTACCGAGCGCCGCAAAGATGGCGACGTAGAAACCGCTTTCAAAAATGCCGCTAAAGTAGTTAAAAGTGAGTACCAGTGTCCGTTCTTGTCGCACAGTCCGATGGAACCCATGAACTTTTTTGCGCATGTTCGTCCAGACGGTGTAGAATTAGTTGGCCCAACCCAAACCCCGGATCTGGCGCGTACCGAAACGGCTAAACTGTTAAACATCGATCCTGAAAAAGTTACCGTAGAAATTACCCGTTTAGGCGGTGGATTTGGTCGGAGGTTAAAAGCCGATTATGCTTTAGAAGCCGTGGAAGTGTCTAACCTGGTAAAAGCTCCGGTAAAACTAATCTGGACCCGGGAAGATGACATGACCGGCGGATCTTACAGGCCAGCAGTACGTTACCGCTTTGAGGCTGCCTTGGATGCGCAAGGAAATTTAATTGGCTATAAGTTGCGCGGAGCCAGCATTAATGCCGGTAACTCTACCCGGGAACATAATTTCCCATCTGGCGCGGTAGATAACTTATTAATTGATTCTGTAGAACACCAATCCCCGATTACCACGGGACCTTGGCGGGCGCCCATTACCAACTTCCTGGCCTTTGCCGAACAATCTTTCCTCGACGAAGTGGCGCAAGCAGCAGGTAAAGACCCCGTTCAATTCCGCTTGGACTTACTGGATAAAGCCAAAGCCAAACCAGTAGGCGATATTAAATACGACATCGACCGGATGAAAGGCGTTATCAAGTTAGCGGCCGAAAAAGCGCAATGGGGTAAAAAGAAAGGTGTTTTCCAAGGTTTTAGCGTTTATTTCTCTCATGCTTCTTACGTGGCACAGGTGGGCGAAGTAGTGGTGCAAAAAGGCAAACCCGTTTTAAAGAAAATTTACGCAGCCGCTGATTGCGGCATTGTAGTAAATTTAAGCGGTGCAGAACAGCAAATGCGTGGCGGTATCGTGGATGGTATTGGCCATGCCATGTACGGCAACCTGGTATTTAAAGATGGTTTGCCTACGCAAAAGAACTTTGATACCTATCGTTTAATTCGATTAAAAGAAATTCCGGAAATTGACGTAAACTTTGTAGATAACGGCATAGACCCGACTGGTTTGGGCGAACCAGCTTTACCGCCAACTGGCGGCGCTGTAGCCAATGCTATATTTAAAGCCACCGGAAAACGTTTACGTAATCAACCATTCGCGGAACAACAAGAGCTTAAAGCAGTTATCTAG